In Anaerolineae bacterium, the sequence GGTTGCCATTCAGCAAATGAGGCTGCTTATTGATGATAGTGGCGTGAGAAAGCTGGAAGGGGGTAAATAATGGCATTGCATCCGGATTTTCCGACCTCCCCTTACAGCATACTTGAGCCTGATGTCCGCTGGTTCCCCGCGGATGAAGCTCTTCGGGAATCAAGCTATGAAAAGCTGTTGCCGCCCCTGGTGCATGAACTGCGTAAAAAGGTAAAAGCGTGGCGGAATAACGGCTATGAAGGGGCGACAGACACAAGCATCGCCTTGCTGAACTGGTGGTTTAACCAAGAGCATATGCTGCCCAAAGCAGGCGGCGCGATGACAAAGTTTGAATACTACTTTGCCCAGCAAGAGGCGGTTGAAAGCATCATCTACCTTTACGATGTGGTTAAGGTAAAGGACAAATATGACCTGCTCCGTTTTGATTCATCCGGCGCTGTTTCTCCAAATATGTTTGATGAATCATGGCTTCGTTTTGTCATCAAGATGGCAACCGGCACAGGCAAGACCAAGGTGATGAGCCTGGTTCTGGCGTGGTGCTATTTTCACAAACTTTATGAGCCGGATTCTGACCTGGCGCGTAACTTTCTGCTGATTACGCCTAATATCATTGTGCTGGATCGGATCAGAACGGATTTCGACGGGTTGCGAATATTCTTTGATGACCCTGTGTTGCCGCCCAATGGATATTCAGGCGGTTTTGAGGGGCGCAATTGGCACGATGATTTTCAACTGACTCTGCACATTCAGGATGAGGTTAATGTTACCCGCAAGACCGGCAATATATTTTTAACCAATATTCACCGTGTCTATTCCGGCAATAATGTTGAGCCGTCAGCCGATGATGAAGATACCATGAATTATTTTCTGGGCAAGCGTCCCACGGGCGCTACCACTGATTCCAAAGTCGATCTTGGTGATATTGTCCGCGACATTGATGAACTGGTGGTGCTGAATGACGAGGCGCACCATATTCATGATCCCAAAATGGCGTGGTTCAAGTCGATTGAGGATATTCACAACCGGCTGAAACACAAGGACAAGTTTCTCTCCCTGCAAGTGGACATGACTGCTACACCCAAGCACAACAATGGCGCGATTTTTGTGCAGACCATTTCGGATTATCCTTTGGTAGAGGCCATTTCGCAGAATGTTGTAAAACACCCGGTACTTCCCGATTCCGCAAGCCGTGCTAAACTCAGCGAGCGGCAAAGTTCCAAATACACGGAAAAATATGCCGATTACCTGAATCTCGGCATAGAGGAGTGGCGTAAAGCATACAAAGAACATGAAAAGATGGACAAAAAAGCCATTCTCTTTGTGATGACCGACGATACCAGAAACTGTGATGATGTAGCTGAATATCTGGAGGCTACCTATCCTGATTTTAAAGATGCGGTGCTGGTGATTCATACCAAAAACAACGGTGAGATCAGCGAGGCGGCAAGCGGCAAGAATAAGGAGGATTTGGAAAAGCTTCGCAAAGAGTCCAATAAAATTGATAGCTGGGACAGTCCTTTTAAGGCTATTGTCTCGGTGATGATGCTCAAAGAGGGGTGGGATGTGAAAAACGTGACCACTATCGTGGGATTACGTCCCTATTCTGCCCAAAGCAATATTTTACCTGAGCAGACTTTGGGCAGGGGTTTGCGAAAAATGTATCCCGGCTATGATGTGGAAGAATACGTCAGCGTTGTGGGAACCGATGCTTTTATGGATTTTGTAGAGTCTATTCAGTCCGAAGGTGTTGAGCTTGAGCGCAAGGCAATGGGTGAAGGCACCAAGCCAAAAACACCGATTATCGTTGAAATTGATAATGAAAATACAAAAAAGGATATCGATAATCTTGATATCGAGATTCCGGTATTAACCCCGAGGGTATATCGGGAGTACAAGAATCTCAGCAGTCTGGATACAGGGCATTTTGGCCATAAAAAAGTAGAATACAAGACGTTCAGCATCGAAGAACAGCGTGAGATCGTATTTAAGGATATAACTACAGGCGAGATCAATCATACAACCATCCTGGATTCAGGAGCGGTTACCGACTACCGCTCTGTGGTGGGATATTTCACCCGGGTTATTATGAAGGATTTAAGACTGGTAAGCGGCTATGATGTGCTGTACGGGAAAGTAAAATATTTTATTCGGGATGAATTGTTTGAAAAACCGGTTGACCTTGACAGCCTGAACACCTTGCGAAATCTGTCCGAACTTGAAGCAAACAAAACTCTGGTGGAAACATTTAAGAAGCAGATTAACGCCTTGACTGTTCAGGACAAGGGAGACGCAAAAATCCATGATACGATTAAGTTGAGGAAAACACGCCCGTTTGTTGTTAAAGAGCAGGGATATATCATACCGAAGAAAAGTATTTTTAATAAAATTATCGGAGACAGTAACCTGGAATTACAGTTTGCCGCCTATCTTGAAGACTGCGACGATATTATTTCCTATGTGAAGAACTACATGGCTGTTCACTTCAAGATTGATTACGTCAACGCAAAGGGTGAGATATCCAACTATTACCCTGACTTTATTGTTAAAAAGTCAAAGAAAGAGGTCTTTGTTGTTGAAACCAAAGGGCTGGAAGACCTTGACGTGCCCTTGAAAATGGAAAGGTTGAAGCAGTGGTGTGTTGATATTAACAAGATTCAAGCTAATATCAAATATGATTATGTTTTTGTGGATGAGGAAAGTTTCGATAAGTTCAAGCCAAAAAATTTTGAGGAATTAATTAGAAGTTTTACAAAATATAGGGACTTGCTGGGCGTACATTAGTTCATAAGTTGACGTGGTAATTGAACTGAAGAAGGTGGTTGACCCCGGTTAAATAAAAGCAAACATGATTTCACAGGCTATGTTGAATAATTGTAAGGATAAAGGGCATAACGATCGGCGCTTTTCACAACAAGAAGGCAGGATTGTCTGAAACATGAATGTCCAAGGAAATAAAGGCGAGATAGTCATATATCAGATGGAAGACGGACAAGCGTCTTTAGAAGTTAGTTTGATTGAGGATACTGTCTGGCTGGATACCCATCAGATGGCTAATCTTTTTCAACGAGACAGAACCGTTGTTGTCAGGCACATAAGCAATATCTATAAAACCGGTGAATTGTTGCCGGATTCAACCTGTGCAAAAATTGCACAGGTTGCTAAGGATGGTAAAAAAAGGGTGATGGATTTCTATAGCCTGGACATGATTATTTCTGTAGGATACCGTGTAAATTCATTACGCGGCACCCAATTCCGTATCTGGGCAAATAAAATATTAAAAGACTACCTTGTCAAAGGTTATGCTCTAAATGAAAAGAGATTGCAGTCACAGATTGAAAAATATGAGGCGCTTAAACAGTCAATTAAGCTTATCGATAATATAATTGATCGTAAATTGCTCTCCACGTCTGAATCTGAAGGCCTGCTGAAGGTTATTAGTGATTTCAGCTATGCTCTGGATACACTTGATCGATATGATTATGGAAAGCTGGAATTGGCTCATATATCTGACCGGGCAGTAAAGCGAATTTCATATGAAGAAGCCAAAGGCGCAATTAAGATAATGCAGGGAAGATTGAGTGATTCCAACTTGTTTGGACATGAAAAAGATAATTCGTTCGGCAGCTCTCTGGATACAATTTGCCAGACTTTCGACGGCAAAGATCTCTACC encodes:
- a CDS encoding DEAD/DEAH box helicase family protein translates to MALHPDFPTSPYSILEPDVRWFPADEALRESSYEKLLPPLVHELRKKVKAWRNNGYEGATDTSIALLNWWFNQEHMLPKAGGAMTKFEYYFAQQEAVESIIYLYDVVKVKDKYDLLRFDSSGAVSPNMFDESWLRFVIKMATGTGKTKVMSLVLAWCYFHKLYEPDSDLARNFLLITPNIIVLDRIRTDFDGLRIFFDDPVLPPNGYSGGFEGRNWHDDFQLTLHIQDEVNVTRKTGNIFLTNIHRVYSGNNVEPSADDEDTMNYFLGKRPTGATTDSKVDLGDIVRDIDELVVLNDEAHHIHDPKMAWFKSIEDIHNRLKHKDKFLSLQVDMTATPKHNNGAIFVQTISDYPLVEAISQNVVKHPVLPDSASRAKLSERQSSKYTEKYADYLNLGIEEWRKAYKEHEKMDKKAILFVMTDDTRNCDDVAEYLEATYPDFKDAVLVIHTKNNGEISEAASGKNKEDLEKLRKESNKIDSWDSPFKAIVSVMMLKEGWDVKNVTTIVGLRPYSAQSNILPEQTLGRGLRKMYPGYDVEEYVSVVGTDAFMDFVESIQSEGVELERKAMGEGTKPKTPIIVEIDNENTKKDIDNLDIEIPVLTPRVYREYKNLSSLDTGHFGHKKVEYKTFSIEEQREIVFKDITTGEINHTTILDSGAVTDYRSVVGYFTRVIMKDLRLVSGYDVLYGKVKYFIRDELFEKPVDLDSLNTLRNLSELEANKTLVETFKKQINALTVQDKGDAKIHDTIKLRKTRPFVVKEQGYIIPKKSIFNKIIGDSNLELQFAAYLEDCDDIISYVKNYMAVHFKIDYVNAKGEISNYYPDFIVKKSKKEVFVVETKGLEDLDVPLKMERLKQWCVDINKIQANIKYDYVFVDEESFDKFKPKNFEELIRSFTKYRDLLGVH
- the rhuM gene encoding RhuM family protein, producing MNVQGNKGEIVIYQMEDGQASLEVSLIEDTVWLDTHQMANLFQRDRTVVVRHISNIYKTGELLPDSTCAKIAQVAKDGKKRVMDFYSLDMIISVGYRVNSLRGTQFRIWANKILKDYLVKGYALNEKRLQSQIEKYEALKQSIKLIDNIIDRKLLSTSESEGLLKVISDFSYALDTLDRYDYGKLELAHISDRAVKRISYEEAKGAIKIMQGRLSDSNLFGHEKDNSFGSSLDTICQTFDGKDLY